The genomic region CGGGTCGCGGTCAATCATGTTCTGTGTTGGCTGCCAATGCGGCCACCTGACCTTGCGCTTGATCGTGTAGACGCCTGGCTCATAAAGTTTGCCACGAGCAATCGCTACGCCATAGCGCATCGCCGTGCCGCCTTCCTCGATATGGTAAAGATAGCGCGCGACAGCATCGACATGGATGTCACCGGCCACAAGACCATCTTTAGTTATAACCCGCTGCGGCAGAAAGCGCGGGTGCAGGCCCCACGGGTTTGATGTGGCTGGGTTATAGCCCGGCGGTGTAATCTGTGCATCCCAAGCCGCCTTTTCCGCTTCAGTGGGCCAGGTGTCAGCGAGGAGCGGAC from Salipiger abyssi harbors:
- a CDS encoding L,D-transpeptidase translates to MLTRRHFIQTTAALFSASISSPLLADTWPTEAEKAAWDAQITPPGYNPATSNPWGLHPRFLPQRVITKDGLVAGDIHVDAVARYLYHIEEGGTAMRYGVAIARGKLYEPGVYTIKRKVRWPHWQPTQNMIDRDPELYADIADGMEPGPENALGSRALYLYVGDRDTYLRIHGTPQPRSIGGRASSGCVRMVMAHINDLYPNVEIGSTAFLYSAEDSVTPQS